In one window of uncultured Acetobacteroides sp. DNA:
- a CDS encoding ROK family protein, which produces MIFTGDNADSTFVGVNMSGRYIQVGRVKGELIEQQETRKINNREVEDVILRDLISTIEVVMTPEVSSIGVGVPSVVDVKQGIVYKVINIPSWRKVHLKAILEQHFGKPVYVNNNANCFAVGEKYFGKGLPYDNMVGLTIGTGVGAGTVFNGHLYSGNNCVAGEFGLIPYKEHDYEYYCSEGYFEEKYGIKAETFLDRAADEDKIALAIFEQFGYDVGNLIKTIMYSVDPDLIVIGGALSRAFPFFENTMWKQIRTFFYREAADRLKVVQTDTPDIAVLGAAALCLDAKNRLLFK; this is translated from the coding sequence ATGATATTCACAGGCGATAATGCAGATAGCACCTTTGTAGGTGTAAACATGAGCGGCCGCTACATTCAGGTTGGTCGCGTGAAGGGGGAGCTCATCGAGCAGCAGGAGACCCGCAAGATAAACAACCGCGAGGTGGAGGATGTGATCCTGCGCGACCTGATCTCCACCATCGAGGTGGTGATGACCCCCGAGGTTAGCAGCATCGGCGTTGGCGTGCCCAGCGTGGTGGACGTAAAGCAGGGGATTGTGTACAAGGTGATCAACATTCCGTCGTGGCGGAAGGTGCACCTCAAGGCCATTCTCGAGCAGCACTTCGGGAAGCCCGTGTACGTGAACAACAACGCCAACTGCTTTGCTGTAGGCGAAAAGTACTTCGGCAAGGGGCTGCCATACGACAACATGGTGGGCCTCACCATCGGCACTGGGGTTGGCGCTGGTACCGTGTTCAACGGGCATCTCTACTCGGGCAACAACTGCGTGGCCGGCGAGTTTGGGCTTATCCCCTACAAGGAGCACGACTACGAGTACTACTGCTCGGAGGGCTACTTCGAGGAGAAGTACGGCATTAAGGCCGAAACCTTCCTCGATCGTGCCGCCGACGAAGACAAGATTGCGCTGGCCATCTTCGAGCAGTTTGGGTACGATGTGGGCAACCTGATTAAAACCATCATGTACTCGGTGGACCCTGACCTGATTGTTATCGGGGGGGCGCTTTCGAGGGCATTCCCCTTCTTCGAGAATACGATGTGGAAGCAGATTCGCACGTTCTTCTACCGCGAGGCTGCCGATAGGCTTAAGGTGGTGCAAACCGATACGCCGGATATCGCCGTTCTTGGCGCTGCTGCGCTTTGCCTAGACGCAAAAAACCGTCTGCTCTTTAAGTAA